The following proteins are encoded in a genomic region of Streptomyces lunaelactis:
- a CDS encoding NAD-dependent epimerase/dehydratase family protein, with translation MRVLVTGGAGFIGSQVVAALAARGHDPVVLDALLPAAHPEPPPLPDAEWIHADVRDRAATARALRGVDAVCHQAAMVGLGKDFADAPEYVGCNDLGTAVLLAAMAEAGVTELVLAGSMVVYGEGRYDCPRHGQVRPGPRAAADLTAGRFEPLCRECGAELTPGLVGEDAGMDPRNVYATTKLAQEHLAAAWARATGGRAVALRYHNVYGPGMPRDTPYAGVASFFRSALERGEAPRVFEDGRQRRDFVHVGDVADANAIALEAVRGREPGALSAYNTGSGTPHTVGEMAAVLAAAHGGPSPVVTGEFRLGDVRHITADSRRLRAELGWNSQVGFAEGMAEFATSGLRGAVG, from the coding sequence ATGCGTGTACTCGTCACAGGAGGCGCGGGCTTCATCGGCTCGCAGGTCGTCGCGGCTCTCGCCGCGCGCGGCCACGACCCGGTCGTGCTCGACGCCCTGCTCCCGGCGGCCCATCCGGAGCCGCCGCCGCTGCCCGACGCCGAATGGATCCACGCGGACGTACGGGACCGGGCGGCGACGGCCCGGGCGCTGCGCGGCGTGGACGCGGTCTGCCATCAAGCGGCCATGGTCGGCCTCGGCAAGGATTTTGCGGACGCACCTGAGTACGTCGGCTGCAACGACCTCGGCACCGCCGTGCTGTTGGCGGCGATGGCCGAGGCCGGTGTCACCGAGCTGGTGCTGGCCGGCTCGATGGTGGTCTATGGCGAGGGCCGCTACGACTGCCCGCGTCACGGCCAGGTGCGGCCGGGCCCGCGCGCGGCCGCCGATCTCACGGCGGGGCGCTTCGAGCCCCTGTGCCGGGAGTGCGGCGCGGAGCTGACACCCGGTCTGGTGGGCGAGGACGCGGGGATGGATCCGCGCAATGTGTACGCGACGACGAAGCTGGCGCAGGAACATCTGGCCGCGGCATGGGCGCGGGCCACGGGCGGGCGAGCCGTGGCGCTGCGCTACCACAATGTGTACGGGCCCGGGATGCCGCGCGACACCCCGTACGCGGGGGTGGCGTCCTTCTTCCGGTCCGCGCTGGAGCGGGGCGAGGCGCCGCGGGTCTTCGAGGACGGGCGCCAGCGGCGGGACTTCGTGCACGTAGGGGATGTGGCGGACGCGAACGCGATCGCGCTGGAGGCGGTGCGCGGCCGCGAACCGGGCGCGCTCAGCGCCTACAACACGGGCAGCGGGACGCCGCACACGGTCGGCGAGATGGCGGCCGTGCTGGCCGCGGCGCACGGCGGGCCCTCGCCGGTGGTCACCGGGGAGTTCCGGCTGGGCGACGTACGGCATATCACTGCGGACTCACGGCGGTTGCGGGCGGAGCTGGGGTGGAATTCGCAGGTCGGCTTCGCGGAGGGAATGGCGGAGTTCGCCACGAGCGGGCTGCGGGGTGCGGTGGGATGA
- a CDS encoding NACHT domain-containing protein, producing the protein MRGRQLLSYRDAVAILTGDSAALAAADRALGGALAMATGGVSDTVLSVFDAQGRILRLGRDLTSGLRGSLDSADRATRTERLAAAHAVLVVTAFFEALGEVELPFRLQEVELTRREQIGIAGGDDEGQAFVRALLGTGAPQPAPHLPYERVLVDLHGWYAELTGRLLWFVQGLAVWDRLNETEREATGRAPIGLPRLAIGRYEELYAQLAQEVPEFGFWSGQIEHQATRVSVRHALTGIETALAGLSDLRPLNHTAAALATGYQAALPRPILSEGQAPSGICLPTLGGGYVDPDFRVRAVLEGAQTPAQEGWWEPEPVRSDLTEYLAGVLTSVASTTAPLVVLGQPGAGKSVLTKILSARLPAAGYLPVRIVLREVPADADIQDQIEHAVRAATGERVSWPELVRAADGAVPVLLFDGFDELLQATGLSQSDFLVRVARFQEREADQGRPVFALVTSRTAVADRARYPEGSVALRLEPFRQPQIERWLDLWNRLNRPYLTERGLRPLPAAVAVRHQVLASQPLLLLMLALYDAAGNALQRGAGGDEPIGEAELYEELLASFAVREVGKSATAWRDGELARRAEQELQRLSLISFGMLNRRRQWITTAEAEQDLTALLGRPDPVRDGFRAPLDQGEIALGRFFFVQRAQAIRDEQRLTTYEFLHATFGEYLAARLAVQLLEGLLDQRPALFVGRPSVDDDLLYVLLSYAPLSSRQMLRFVGARIRRIAPEGRQRLGELLITVMADHRNRTEHRFADYRPAVRATSSRHGLYSANLLMLTLLVTGGVKASMLFPDDDKPAAIWHRRVLLWRAAFTEPEWTDFALALSIRHTWDGDRRELDIRPVHDLVDSPEPVDAYWLYGRPPGNEDRGRRVSWARPYPEQIRHKMAVSGGTNDSVVLHAVDPLFDWLAPAVTTFVGTPEGTATSIAHGLTSLWLASGIGVPDAELAALYEHCATFIEPWSGLGDETLRRVIRLVFGQLVTDAARLPADVVDEVLSAPDPGRLDTTCLELKARAALTALAANPTTGLQLCARKSLDALTIAYPARVLALWSESRRYGRAQAQLGRAVSRLLADTPADSLSAVPAELLDRARRFVDGLETDPPGSP; encoded by the coding sequence GTGCGGGGACGACAACTGCTCAGCTACAGGGACGCGGTGGCGATTCTCACCGGCGACAGCGCGGCTCTGGCGGCCGCCGACCGGGCACTCGGTGGAGCGCTGGCGATGGCGACGGGCGGAGTCAGCGACACGGTGCTGAGCGTGTTCGACGCGCAGGGGCGGATCCTGCGGCTCGGGCGCGACCTGACATCGGGGCTCCGGGGGAGTCTTGATTCGGCCGATCGTGCGACGCGCACAGAGCGGCTCGCGGCGGCGCATGCGGTTCTGGTCGTCACCGCGTTCTTCGAGGCGCTGGGCGAGGTGGAACTTCCCTTCCGGCTGCAGGAGGTGGAGCTCACCAGGCGCGAGCAGATCGGTATCGCCGGGGGAGACGACGAGGGGCAGGCCTTCGTTCGGGCACTGCTCGGCACCGGGGCGCCGCAGCCCGCCCCTCACCTGCCGTACGAGCGTGTCCTGGTGGACCTCCACGGCTGGTACGCGGAGCTCACCGGGCGGCTGCTGTGGTTCGTCCAAGGGCTTGCCGTGTGGGACCGGCTGAACGAGACGGAGCGAGAGGCGACCGGCCGGGCGCCCATCGGGCTGCCCCGGCTCGCCATCGGGCGCTACGAGGAGCTGTACGCCCAACTCGCCCAGGAAGTCCCGGAGTTCGGCTTCTGGTCCGGCCAGATCGAGCACCAGGCCACTCGCGTCTCCGTCCGCCACGCCCTCACCGGCATCGAGACCGCCCTCGCCGGACTGAGCGACCTCCGCCCGCTCAACCACACCGCCGCGGCCCTTGCCACCGGGTACCAGGCCGCTCTGCCCCGGCCGATCCTCTCCGAGGGGCAGGCTCCCTCCGGCATCTGTCTGCCCACGCTCGGCGGGGGGTACGTCGACCCCGACTTCCGGGTGCGCGCGGTCCTCGAAGGCGCTCAGACTCCGGCCCAGGAGGGGTGGTGGGAGCCCGAGCCCGTGCGGTCCGACCTCACCGAGTATCTGGCGGGGGTCCTCACCTCCGTGGCGTCGACCACCGCGCCGCTGGTCGTCCTCGGCCAGCCCGGCGCCGGAAAGTCCGTGCTGACCAAGATCCTTAGCGCCCGGCTGCCCGCTGCCGGTTATCTGCCCGTACGGATCGTCCTGCGCGAAGTGCCCGCCGACGCCGACATCCAGGACCAGATCGAGCACGCCGTCCGGGCCGCGACCGGAGAGCGGGTCTCCTGGCCGGAGCTGGTGCGGGCGGCGGACGGTGCCGTGCCCGTCCTGCTCTTCGACGGCTTCGACGAACTGCTGCAGGCCACCGGCCTCAGCCAGTCCGACTTCCTGGTGCGGGTTGCCCGCTTCCAGGAGCGCGAGGCGGACCAGGGGCGCCCGGTGTTCGCGCTGGTGACCAGCCGGACCGCCGTCGCCGACCGGGCGCGGTACCCGGAAGGGTCGGTTGCCCTGCGGCTCGAACCCTTCCGGCAGCCGCAGATCGAGCGCTGGCTCGACCTGTGGAACCGTCTCAACAGGCCCTACCTCACCGAGCGCGGCCTGCGACCGCTGCCGGCCGCCGTGGCCGTCCGTCACCAGGTGCTCGCCTCCCAGCCCCTTCTGCTCCTGATGCTCGCCCTGTACGACGCCGCCGGAAACGCCCTGCAACGCGGAGCCGGCGGCGATGAACCCATCGGCGAAGCAGAGCTGTACGAGGAGCTGCTGGCGTCCTTCGCCGTACGCGAGGTCGGCAAGTCGGCCACGGCGTGGCGGGACGGAGAGCTGGCGCGGCGCGCCGAGCAGGAGCTGCAACGGCTGTCCCTGATCTCCTTCGGCATGCTCAACCGGCGCCGCCAGTGGATCACGACGGCCGAGGCGGAGCAGGACCTGACCGCGCTGCTGGGCCGCCCCGATCCCGTACGGGACGGATTCCGCGCGCCCCTGGACCAGGGCGAGATCGCGCTCGGCCGGTTCTTCTTCGTCCAGCGTGCCCAGGCGATCCGCGACGAGCAGCGCCTGACGACCTACGAATTCCTGCATGCCACCTTCGGCGAATACCTCGCCGCCCGCCTCGCCGTACAGCTGCTCGAAGGGCTGCTCGACCAGCGCCCGGCACTCTTCGTCGGCCGCCCGAGTGTCGACGACGACCTGCTGTACGTGCTGCTGTCCTACGCCCCGCTCTCGTCCCGTCAGATGCTCCGCTTCGTCGGCGCCCGGATCCGGCGCATCGCCCCGGAGGGCCGGCAACGGCTCGGCGAGCTCCTCATCACCGTCATGGCCGACCACCGCAACCGCACCGAGCACCGGTTCGCCGACTACCGGCCTGCCGTCAGGGCCACGTCGTCGCGTCACGGCCTGTACTCCGCGAACCTGCTGATGCTGACCCTCCTGGTCACCGGCGGGGTCAAGGCGAGCATGCTGTTCCCCGACGACGACAAACCGGCGGCGATCTGGCACCGCCGTGTACTGCTTTGGCGGGCGGCCTTCACCGAACCGGAGTGGACGGACTTCGCGCTGGCCCTCAGCATCCGCCACACCTGGGACGGAGACCGGCGGGAACTCGACATCCGGCCGGTGCACGACCTCGTCGACTCCCCGGAACCGGTGGACGCCTACTGGCTGTACGGCCGCCCGCCGGGCAACGAGGACCGCGGCAGGAGGGTCAGCTGGGCCCGGCCCTACCCGGAACAGATCCGCCACAAGATGGCGGTGTCGGGCGGCACCAACGACTCCGTCGTCCTGCACGCCGTGGACCCCCTCTTCGACTGGCTGGCCCCCGCCGTCACGACCTTCGTGGGCACCCCGGAAGGCACCGCCACCTCGATCGCCCACGGTCTGACATCGCTGTGGCTCGCGAGCGGCATCGGCGTCCCCGACGCCGAACTCGCGGCCCTGTACGAACACTGCGCCACGTTCATCGAACCGTGGAGCGGTCTCGGCGACGAGACCCTGCGCCGGGTGATCCGGCTCGTGTTCGGGCAACTGGTCACCGATGCCGCCCGGCTCCCGGCCGATGTCGTGGATGAGGTGCTGAGCGCACCGGATCCGGGGCGGCTCGACACGACCTGCCTGGAGCTGAAGGCGCGGGCGGCCCTGACCGCCCTGGCGGCCAACCCCACCACAGGGCTCCAGCTGTGCGCCAGGAAATCCCTCGACGCCCTGACGATCGCCTACCCTGCCCGGGTGCTTGCCCTGTGGTCCGAGAGCCGGCGCTACGGACGGGCACAGGCACAGCTCGGCCGGGCGGTCTCCCGGCTGCTGGCCGACACCCCGGCCGACAGCCTGAGCGCCGTCCCGGCCGAACTCCTCGACCGGGCACGCCGGTTCGTCGACGGCCTTGAGACGGACCCGCCCGGCTCCCCCTGA